From one Streptomyces sp. SCSIO 30461 genomic stretch:
- a CDS encoding molybdopterin-dependent oxidoreductase, whose translation MAIVVCFLTGLASHFLQKPPDWLLPLLPPRPVWGYRLSQGLHVASGIAVIPLLMAKLWIVYPRLFLWPPARSVLHALERLSVAALVATAVFQVFSGLLNTFQWYPWPFSFVPVHFAVAWMLVGALLLHVAVKAPQIRSHWTRRSPGTLELPAEDEPDRRSFLAGVAAAVGAVTLVTVGQSLTPLKRFDLLAPRHPDHGRQGLPVNRTAAAAGLGTGVAVDQWRLSVAGPRPYELSLEELRSMPQHTVSLPIACVEGWSASGDWTGVRIRDLLDLAGAPPGALLRVVSLERRGAYRIMEMGRGYARDPLTLLALKLNGEVLSLDHGFPARVIAPNRPGVLQTKWVTRLEVL comes from the coding sequence ATGGCGATCGTGGTGTGCTTCCTGACCGGGCTGGCAAGCCACTTCCTGCAGAAGCCGCCGGACTGGCTGCTGCCGCTGCTGCCGCCCCGTCCGGTCTGGGGATACCGACTGTCCCAGGGCCTGCACGTAGCAAGCGGAATCGCCGTGATCCCGCTGCTGATGGCGAAGCTGTGGATTGTGTATCCGCGGCTCTTCCTCTGGCCGCCGGCCCGCTCCGTACTGCACGCCCTGGAGCGGCTGTCGGTGGCGGCGCTGGTGGCGACAGCGGTGTTCCAGGTGTTCAGCGGGCTGCTGAACACCTTCCAGTGGTACCCGTGGCCGTTCTCCTTCGTGCCGGTGCACTTCGCGGTGGCTTGGATGCTGGTGGGTGCGCTGCTGCTGCACGTCGCGGTCAAAGCTCCCCAGATCAGGTCACATTGGACCCGAAGGTCTCCGGGAACGCTGGAGCTTCCGGCTGAGGACGAGCCCGACAGACGCTCGTTCCTGGCAGGGGTCGCGGCGGCCGTCGGCGCGGTCACCCTTGTGACGGTCGGTCAGTCACTCACCCCGCTGAAGCGGTTCGACCTGCTGGCGCCGCGCCACCCGGACCACGGCCGACAGGGACTGCCCGTCAACCGCACAGCCGCCGCGGCCGGACTCGGCACCGGGGTGGCGGTGGATCAGTGGCGCTTGTCGGTAGCTGGGCCCCGACCGTACGAACTCTCGCTGGAGGAACTCCGATCCATGCCCCAGCACACCGTCAGCCTGCCCATCGCGTGCGTTGAAGGCTGGAGCGCATCGGGCGACTGGACGGGCGTGCGGATCCGTGACCTGCTCGACCTGGCCGGGGCGCCGCCGGGCGCGCTGCTGCGTGTGGTGTCCCTGGAGCGGCGCGGGGCCTACCGGATCATGGAGATGGGCCGAGGATACGCACGCGACCCGCTGACGCTGCTCGCGCTGAAGCTCAATGGAGAGGTCCTCTCCCTGGACCATGGTTTCCCGGCCCGTGTCATCGCCCCGAACCGTCCCGGCGTACTCCAGACCAAGTGGGTCACACGGCTGGAGGTCCTCTGA
- a CDS encoding methyltransferase domain-containing protein: protein MTTTVPTTSTPATAWRADPYTRALRTGRGPLFLRRPDGWLLPLEVERWCAAPDAADLTVLDRCRGPVLDIGCGPGRLVSALAELGRPSLGVDVSPVAVARTVDSGGSALCRSVFDPLPQEGCWGTALLVDGNIGIGGDPFVLLTRIAQLVSPAGLLIVEVDPADVDERVDVRVVDGEGIPGGVFPWARLGLPALLGCAAEAGWSHAAPWRVSGRTFAALSRG from the coding sequence ATGACGACCACCGTGCCCACGACATCGACTCCCGCCACTGCTTGGCGGGCCGATCCCTACACAAGAGCACTGCGCACCGGCCGGGGCCCGCTGTTCCTGCGCCGTCCGGACGGCTGGCTGCTTCCGCTGGAAGTGGAACGCTGGTGCGCGGCCCCTGACGCGGCGGATCTGACCGTCCTGGACCGCTGCCGGGGACCCGTCCTGGACATCGGCTGCGGTCCAGGACGGCTCGTGTCCGCACTGGCTGAGCTGGGCCGGCCGAGTCTGGGGGTCGACGTCAGCCCGGTGGCCGTCGCGCGCACCGTCGACTCGGGCGGCAGTGCACTGTGCCGATCGGTATTCGATCCGCTGCCCCAGGAGGGTTGCTGGGGCACCGCACTGCTCGTCGACGGCAACATCGGCATCGGCGGCGACCCCTTCGTGCTGCTGACCCGAATCGCTCAGCTGGTCTCCCCAGCCGGCCTGCTGATAGTCGAGGTGGACCCGGCGGATGTCGACGAGCGCGTGGACGTCCGGGTGGTGGACGGAGAGGGAATCCCCGGTGGGGTCTTCCCATGGGCCCGGTTGGGTCTGCCCGCACTCCTCGGCTGCGCCGCCGAGGCAGGATGGAGCCACGCGGCACCATGGAGGGTCTCAGGTCGCACTTTCGCGGCACTCTCCCGCGGGTGA
- a CDS encoding TIGR04282 family arsenosugar biosynthesis glycosyltransferase, with protein sequence MSTLLVIAKQPVPGRVKTRLTPFYTPEQAAALAEAALADTLRAVRATPAGRRVLVLDGVPGAWLPDGIDVVPQVAGGLDERLAAAFASCSGTALLVGMDTPQVTPRLLAHGLELARSGAAIGPAEDGGFWALGLAEPNPELLLGVPMSVAETGAVLRRRLVTAGLTVGELPRLRDVDTPGDVPRVAAQTPRSRFSAAAAQLTGSGVR encoded by the coding sequence ATGAGCACGCTGCTCGTCATCGCGAAGCAGCCCGTGCCCGGACGGGTGAAAACGCGGCTCACCCCCTTCTACACGCCCGAGCAGGCGGCTGCGCTGGCCGAGGCCGCTCTGGCCGACACTCTACGGGCGGTACGTGCCACCCCTGCGGGACGGCGCGTTCTCGTGCTCGACGGAGTGCCGGGGGCGTGGTTGCCCGACGGCATCGACGTCGTACCGCAGGTCGCGGGCGGCCTGGACGAGAGGCTCGCGGCCGCGTTCGCGTCCTGCTCGGGAACGGCCCTGCTGGTCGGCATGGACACCCCGCAAGTCACACCGCGGCTGCTCGCCCACGGGTTGGAACTCGCCAGGAGCGGGGCTGCGATCGGGCCCGCCGAGGACGGCGGATTCTGGGCATTGGGGCTGGCCGAGCCCAACCCCGAGTTGCTGCTGGGCGTGCCCATGTCCGTAGCGGAAACAGGGGCCGTCCTGCGTCGCCGACTGGTCACCGCGGGTCTGACAGTGGGCGAGCTTCCCCGACTGAGGGACGTCGACACACCCGGCGATGTGCCGCGAGTGGCCGCCCAAACCCCGAGGAGCCGCTTCTCCGCGGCAGCAGCGCAGCTCACCGGGTCGGGGGTTCGATGA
- a CDS encoding NAD-dependent epimerase/dehydratase family protein, which translates to MRVLVTGGAGFIGAQVVAALTTRGHEPVVLDALLPSVHPVPPLMATCADRIQGDVRDRGVVVRALQEVDAVCHQAAMVGLGKDFAEAPDYVACNDLGTAVLLAAMAEAGVRDLVLASSMVVYGEGRYECPVHGAVRPGPRPGAALESGRFEPECPTCGRELTPGLVGEDAPADPRNVYATTKLAQEHLAAAWARSTNSRAVALRYHNVYGPGMPRDTPYAGVASFFRSALERGEAPRVFEDGRQRRDFVHVRDVAGANVLALEAVGDRQPGVLTAYNTGSGTPHTVGEMAAELAAACGGPAPVVTGEFRLGDVRHITADSRRLRAELGWKPVVGFTAGMAEFATAELRGANG; encoded by the coding sequence ATGCGAGTACTTGTCACTGGAGGCGCAGGCTTCATCGGTGCGCAGGTCGTGGCCGCCCTCACCACGCGGGGCCACGAGCCGGTCGTCCTGGATGCCCTGCTCCCCTCGGTCCATCCGGTTCCTCCCTTGATGGCGACCTGCGCCGACCGCATCCAAGGGGACGTGCGGGATCGCGGCGTAGTCGTGCGGGCGCTGCAGGAGGTCGACGCCGTCTGCCACCAGGCGGCGATGGTCGGCCTCGGCAAGGACTTCGCCGAGGCGCCCGACTATGTGGCCTGCAATGACCTGGGCACCGCGGTGCTGCTCGCGGCGATGGCGGAGGCGGGGGTCCGTGATCTGGTGCTGGCCTCCTCGATGGTCGTGTACGGCGAGGGCCGCTACGAGTGTCCGGTCCACGGGGCGGTCCGCCCGGGACCGAGGCCAGGCGCGGCCCTGGAGTCCGGCCGCTTCGAGCCCGAGTGCCCCACCTGCGGGCGGGAGCTGACGCCTGGTCTGGTGGGCGAGGACGCCCCGGCCGATCCGCGCAATGTCTATGCCACGACCAAGCTCGCGCAGGAACATCTCGCGGCAGCTTGGGCACGATCGACGAACAGCCGGGCCGTGGCCCTGCGGTACCACAACGTGTACGGACCGGGCATGCCGCGCGACACCCCGTACGCCGGCGTGGCGTCCTTCTTCCGCTCGGCACTGGAGCGCGGCGAGGCGCCACGCGTCTTCGAGGACGGGCGCCAGCGGCGGGACTTCGTCCATGTGCGGGATGTCGCGGGCGCCAACGTGCTGGCGCTGGAGGCAGTGGGTGACCGGCAGCCCGGCGTGCTGACCGCGTACAACACGGGCAGTGGAACTCCCCACACGGTCGGAGAGATGGCGGCCGAGCTGGCGGCCGCGTGCGGCGGTCCCGCACCGGTGGTGACCGGCGAGTTCCGGCTCGGCGACGTACGCCACATCACCGCCGACTCGCGACGGCTGAGGGCGGAGCTGGGTTGGAAGCCGGTGGTCGGCTTCACCGCGGGCATGGCGGAGTTCGCGACGGCGGAGCTGAGGGGTGCGAACGGATGA
- a CDS encoding cytochrome P450, with protein sequence MTRTPATTALAPPSPDGVRPPEWDEGLECWVVADPRLARQILNHPGFTSGTFERSFQLYMTEAAREEFSELTEFLRLWFVQADAPEHTALRRPVQRVMSASYVRSLAPRIEQIVDTCLDDLAAARPHDVVPTVADGISGTVMADVIGVDEPPEVPHRWSRTLSLFIGAMYRQDHAREAHRAMTEMTRALSRASAPAAFPRDTPQDRARTTATWAMNLFGGLETTASLLGSTVLTALGDQAVWDAVREQRPGAVEELVETVLVQRPPLRHLGRVVARDHEVAGAHLKEGDLVLVSLTGEGLLADGDRPDDRTTGGGCPVTGAGSDGAGTGAGRSEPHLVLGHGPHYCIGAPLARLEAAVLLRRLAKRFPSARLAADAAVWGPSLSYVGLDHLYVDPGPAATAPRRTGGM encoded by the coding sequence ACCGCCGTCTCCCGACGGCGTGCGGCCCCCGGAGTGGGACGAGGGACTGGAATGCTGGGTCGTCGCGGATCCGCGGCTGGCCCGGCAGATCCTCAACCACCCCGGCTTCACCTCCGGGACCTTCGAGCGCTCCTTCCAGCTCTACATGACAGAGGCCGCACGCGAGGAATTCAGCGAACTCACCGAGTTTCTGCGGCTGTGGTTCGTACAGGCCGACGCCCCCGAACACACCGCGCTGCGCCGCCCGGTGCAAAGGGTGATGTCCGCCTCGTACGTCCGCTCCCTCGCACCGCGTATCGAGCAGATCGTCGACACATGCCTCGATGACCTCGCCGCGGCCCGGCCGCACGACGTGGTGCCGACGGTCGCCGACGGCATCTCCGGCACGGTCATGGCCGATGTGATCGGTGTCGACGAGCCGCCGGAGGTACCGCACCGCTGGTCGCGGACGCTGTCCCTGTTCATCGGAGCCATGTACCGGCAGGACCACGCCAGGGAGGCCCATCGCGCCATGACGGAGATGACCCGGGCGCTGTCCCGCGCATCCGCCCCGGCGGCCTTCCCCCGCGACACACCGCAGGACCGGGCCCGTACGACGGCGACCTGGGCGATGAACCTGTTCGGCGGCCTGGAGACGACCGCGTCGCTGCTCGGCTCGACCGTGCTGACGGCACTGGGCGATCAGGCCGTGTGGGACGCGGTCCGCGAGCAGCGGCCTGGCGCTGTGGAGGAACTTGTCGAGACCGTGCTCGTACAGCGGCCACCGCTGCGGCACCTCGGACGGGTCGTCGCCCGTGATCACGAGGTGGCAGGCGCGCACCTGAAGGAGGGCGACCTCGTGCTCGTCAGCCTCACCGGGGAAGGACTGCTCGCCGACGGGGACCGGCCGGACGACCGCACGACCGGCGGCGGATGTCCGGTCACGGGGGCAGGCTCGGACGGGGCCGGGACCGGAGCCGGCCGGTCGGAGCCGCATCTCGTCCTCGGCCATGGACCGCACTACTGCATCGGCGCCCCTCTCGCCCGGCTGGAAGCGGCCGTTCTGCTGCGGCGGCTCGCGAAGCGGTTCCCGAGTGCCCGCCTCGCCGCCGACGCCGCCGTGTGGGGACCCAGCCTCTCCTATGTCGGCCTCGATCATCTGTACGTCGATCCGGGTCCGGCAGCCACCGCACCGCGCCGGACCGGAGGGATGTGA
- a CDS encoding YoaK family protein — translation MGEDATVPVTLSSLVIVANGYVDAYLYMAHGGVFAGAQTGNLVLFCVDLAQPRSHGSLTHLWPMMAFVAGVVVAESFRGISTKGNRTARCPLLYALALETAVLSVIGLAPGGIPQTAVTTSIGFVVALQVVFFQMVRPATFLTVAMTGNLTRVTGAALTARRTRSQSDLRLAVLYASVILSFGTGAAIGALVTAAMGTRSSLVAAGLFAVSWASLRVMGPGKTRSSDGTGT, via the coding sequence ATGGGTGAAGACGCTACAGTCCCTGTCACGCTGAGCTCTCTGGTCATTGTGGCCAATGGCTACGTGGATGCCTATCTGTACATGGCTCACGGTGGCGTCTTCGCGGGAGCGCAGACGGGAAATCTGGTCCTGTTCTGTGTCGACCTGGCCCAGCCTCGATCCCACGGATCTCTTACGCACCTGTGGCCCATGATGGCGTTCGTCGCAGGTGTCGTCGTAGCCGAGTCGTTCCGTGGCATCTCGACAAAAGGCAATCGAACTGCCCGCTGTCCGCTGCTGTACGCCCTCGCCCTCGAAACCGCGGTGCTGTCCGTGATCGGACTGGCGCCCGGGGGCATTCCACAGACCGCAGTCACCACATCCATCGGATTCGTCGTCGCGCTCCAGGTCGTCTTCTTCCAGATGGTCAGACCAGCCACCTTCCTCACGGTCGCTATGACCGGGAACCTGACAAGGGTCACCGGCGCGGCGCTGACCGCACGCCGCACCCGGAGCCAGTCCGACCTGCGTCTCGCGGTCTTGTACGCGTCAGTCATCTTGTCTTTCGGCACGGGTGCCGCGATCGGCGCGCTGGTCACTGCCGCTATGGGAACACGGTCGTCACTGGTAGCCGCAGGGCTCTTTGCGGTGTCCTGGGCGTCGCTCCGCGTGATGGGCCCCGGCAAAACGAGATCCTCGGACGGCACCGGCACATGA
- a CDS encoding glycosyltransferase family 2 protein produces the protein MSAMGDVILPCLDEAEALPWVLERIPAGWRAIVVDNGSTDGSAEVARSLGATVVYEPRRGFGAACHAGLLAAAAEYVCFCDCDATLDPLLLPDFVRRVADGEADLVLGRRLAHERGVWPLHARAGNLALMRMLRRRTGLSLRDLGPMRAARRENLLDLCLTDRRSGYPLQMVVRAADAGWRVTELDVPYLSRTGRSKVTGTWRGTWQTVHDMRAVLVESPPFEEAV, from the coding sequence ATGAGTGCGATGGGGGATGTCATTCTGCCCTGCCTCGACGAGGCCGAGGCACTGCCTTGGGTCCTGGAGCGCATTCCGGCCGGTTGGAGGGCGATCGTCGTCGACAACGGTTCGACCGACGGGTCCGCTGAGGTCGCACGTTCGCTCGGCGCCACGGTGGTGTACGAGCCGCGCCGCGGGTTCGGCGCGGCCTGTCACGCGGGGCTGCTGGCCGCTGCGGCGGAGTACGTCTGCTTCTGCGACTGCGACGCCACGCTGGACCCCCTGCTGCTGCCGGACTTCGTGCGACGGGTAGCGGACGGCGAGGCGGACCTGGTCCTGGGTCGGCGCCTTGCGCATGAGCGTGGTGTCTGGCCCCTGCATGCCCGCGCCGGAAATCTGGCCCTGATGCGCATGCTGCGCCGCCGCACCGGGCTGTCGCTCCGGGACCTCGGCCCGATGAGGGCGGCGCGCCGCGAAAACCTGCTGGACCTCTGCCTCACCGACCGGCGCAGCGGCTACCCGCTGCAGATGGTCGTCCGGGCTGCTGACGCGGGCTGGCGGGTGACGGAGCTGGACGTGCCCTATCTGTCCAGGACCGGAAGGTCGAAGGTGACCGGCACGTGGCGCGGCACATGGCAGACGGTCCACGACATGCGGGCGGTGCTGGTGGAGTCGCCGCCCTTCGAGGAGGCGGTATGA